In a genomic window of Bradyrhizobium ontarionense:
- a CDS encoding ATP-grasp domain-containing protein yields the protein MRSSPMRILLSEGSGLTSRQVAGRLGALGHEVELLSSTRICLSRFTRHVRAVHAVPRFGRDPFGWLAAAERIAAERSIDLLFPTQEQVTVLSARRPHLRVATVVPPFQSLARVQDKISAYHTLEAVGAPQPRTFLIATPDDLRDITTYPVFLKRPVSTASSGVRRVGNAKELERVARELGIGRSELIAQVQASGPLAMVQAVADRGRLVAHHACLRVREGVGGGASLKESVVLPGLAEMLARLVASLDWHGGLSMDVIIGDAGPVIIDVNPRLVEPANAFAAGVDLVASMLDVAVGVPVSEQPAGMVGVRTRQTLLAILGAAEQSGSRSAVLREAIDAIFARGDYAGSTEELTPIAGDPRAALPVLAALGASLISPSLWRKFHAGAVGPYAVTPEAWAEIRAAAG from the coding sequence ATGAGGTCTTCGCCCATGCGCATCCTGCTGTCGGAAGGATCGGGCCTGACCTCGCGCCAGGTTGCAGGACGGCTGGGCGCGCTCGGCCATGAGGTCGAGCTTCTCTCGTCGACGCGCATCTGCCTGTCGCGCTTTACACGGCATGTGCGGGCCGTTCACGCGGTGCCGCGGTTCGGGCGCGATCCGTTCGGATGGCTCGCGGCGGCGGAACGGATCGCAGCCGAGCGCAGCATCGATCTGTTGTTTCCGACGCAGGAGCAGGTGACCGTCCTGTCAGCGCGCCGTCCGCATCTGCGGGTTGCGACCGTCGTGCCGCCCTTCCAGAGTCTTGCGCGCGTGCAGGATAAGATTTCCGCCTATCATACGCTTGAAGCGGTTGGCGCGCCGCAGCCCCGCACTTTCCTGATTGCAACTCCCGACGACCTCCGTGACATCACCACCTACCCGGTTTTTCTGAAGCGGCCGGTCAGCACGGCAAGCTCGGGCGTACGGCGCGTTGGTAACGCTAAGGAGCTCGAGCGGGTGGCGCGCGAGCTGGGTATCGGACGATCGGAGCTGATTGCGCAGGTCCAGGCATCGGGTCCGCTCGCGATGGTCCAGGCCGTCGCGGACCGTGGCCGGCTGGTCGCGCATCACGCCTGCCTTCGCGTGCGTGAGGGCGTCGGCGGCGGAGCGTCGCTGAAGGAGAGCGTCGTGTTGCCGGGACTGGCCGAGATGCTGGCCCGGCTGGTCGCGTCGCTCGACTGGCATGGCGGCCTGTCGATGGACGTGATCATCGGCGATGCCGGCCCGGTCATCATCGACGTCAACCCGCGGCTGGTCGAACCCGCCAACGCGTTCGCGGCCGGCGTCGATCTCGTTGCGTCCATGCTCGATGTCGCGGTCGGCGTGCCGGTTTCGGAGCAGCCGGCCGGCATGGTGGGCGTGCGCACGCGCCAGACGCTGCTCGCGATCCTCGGAGCCGCCGAACAGAGCGGATCGCGCAGTGCCGTGTTACGCGAAGCCATCGATGCGATCTTCGCGCGCGGTGATTATGCCGGATCGACCGAAGAGCTCACGCCGATTGCGGGCGATCCGCGCGCGGCGCTTCCTGTCCTCGCCGCGCTCGGGGCGTCGCTGATCAGCCCGTCGCTGTGGCGCAAATTCCATGCTGGCGCGGTCGGTCCCTACGCGGTCACGCCGGAGGCATGGGCGGAGATCCGCGCTGCGGCAGGGTGA
- a CDS encoding S8 family serine peptidase, whose product MAARSKPEISNEREAAGLAVNGTGAQPGAVDQHTADPVVAPQAAASGPGAPAAAARGTGRTAGQETGSGGQAAPATGQPAATIAPRRAQYMLAPRQQMGVETFSADFVVQQLTKSPDIEVVKTIHPPQLFGFQSADPGQVPLGPMVLARMAPDKAELLKTQAGARLAVERDAPLTYMLDPSLPQVPAPHQLPNPGVLIPLADGFSTTIEVVGEAGPLAETEVYVFGSVWPVQGVTDANGHVTLRMQGETPDTIRSILVKPRVDYWTFWLDRPQLVPDGVTRIGAKPLGAYLRDFPGQQLLGWGQRAMGLDRLPLTYNGAGVKIAIIDSGAAPTHRNLHGVTIGASMVGDPAAWTVDTIGHGSHCAGIIAGGPIGAGGGIRGFAPAAEIHVCRIFPGGRFSDLVSALDYCMLHGIDVANMSLGGGEPSQIIEDRILRAKQMGMACIVAAGNSSGPVQFPGSTPHCLSVAAMGKWGEFPDDSFHAQQALDGFQSSDGYFPAKFSCFGPEIDVCAPGVGIVSSLPADGFGAWDGTSMATPHVTGLAALVLAHHPDFKGAFQTRDARRVERLFQILKDTSVPLQFGDPNRSGAGLPNAARALGLEAGVTSSPAADPSLDVLRRLLGLARGEPQSPVAAPAIAPQLPDAKLNGAGNGAGPVARGPAKTTGEPPATVDPSPAQIRDIMHKVGLL is encoded by the coding sequence ATGGCTGCAAGAAGCAAACCTGAAATTTCAAACGAGAGGGAGGCGGCCGGTCTGGCCGTCAACGGCACCGGAGCACAGCCCGGAGCGGTGGACCAGCACACAGCTGATCCAGTCGTCGCACCGCAGGCCGCCGCATCCGGACCTGGCGCGCCAGCCGCCGCGGCGCGGGGGACCGGCCGAACCGCAGGCCAGGAGACAGGCAGTGGCGGCCAGGCGGCGCCGGCAACAGGGCAGCCTGCCGCGACGATCGCACCGCGGCGCGCGCAGTACATGCTGGCCCCGCGCCAGCAGATGGGCGTTGAGACCTTCAGCGCGGATTTCGTCGTCCAGCAGTTGACCAAGAGCCCTGACATCGAGGTGGTGAAGACGATTCATCCGCCGCAGCTGTTCGGATTTCAGAGCGCCGACCCGGGACAAGTGCCGCTCGGTCCGATGGTCCTCGCCCGCATGGCTCCCGACAAGGCCGAGCTGCTGAAGACCCAGGCCGGAGCGCGGCTCGCGGTCGAACGCGACGCGCCGCTCACCTACATGCTCGATCCGTCTCTGCCGCAGGTGCCGGCGCCACATCAGCTTCCCAATCCCGGCGTTCTCATCCCATTGGCCGACGGGTTCTCGACGACCATCGAGGTAGTCGGCGAGGCCGGTCCGCTGGCGGAGACAGAGGTGTATGTGTTCGGCAGCGTGTGGCCGGTGCAGGGCGTCACCGACGCCAACGGTCACGTCACGCTGAGGATGCAGGGCGAAACGCCGGACACCATCCGCTCGATCCTCGTCAAGCCGCGGGTCGACTACTGGACCTTCTGGCTCGATCGTCCGCAGCTGGTCCCTGATGGTGTGACCCGGATCGGCGCCAAGCCGCTCGGCGCGTATCTGCGGGACTTTCCCGGTCAGCAATTGCTCGGGTGGGGCCAACGTGCGATGGGCCTCGATCGTCTCCCCCTCACCTATAATGGCGCGGGAGTGAAGATCGCGATCATCGACTCCGGCGCTGCGCCGACGCATCGCAATCTGCACGGCGTCACGATCGGCGCCAGCATGGTCGGCGATCCCGCGGCCTGGACCGTCGATACCATCGGTCACGGCTCGCATTGCGCCGGAATCATCGCCGGCGGTCCGATCGGCGCGGGTGGCGGCATTCGCGGCTTCGCGCCCGCGGCCGAGATCCACGTCTGCCGCATCTTCCCGGGCGGCCGGTTCAGCGATCTCGTCTCGGCCCTCGACTACTGCATGTTGCACGGCATCGATGTCGCCAACATGAGCCTGGGCGGCGGCGAGCCGTCGCAGATCATCGAGGATCGCATCCTGCGCGCCAAGCAGATGGGCATGGCATGTATCGTCGCCGCCGGAAATTCTTCCGGACCCGTCCAGTTTCCGGGCTCGACGCCGCATTGTCTGTCGGTCGCGGCCATGGGCAAGTGGGGCGAGTTTCCCGACGACAGCTTCCACGCACAGCAGGCGTTGGATGGCTTCCAGAGCAGCGACGGATATTTTCCGGCGAAATTCAGCTGCTTCGGGCCGGAGATCGATGTCTGCGCGCCGGGCGTCGGCATCGTGTCCTCGCTGCCGGCGGATGGTTTCGGCGCTTGGGACGGCACCTCGATGGCGACGCCCCACGTGACCGGCCTCGCCGCGCTCGTGCTGGCGCATCATCCCGACTTCAAGGGCGCGTTCCAGACCCGCGATGCCCGCCGTGTGGAGCGGCTGTTCCAGATCCTGAAGGACACATCGGTGCCGCTGCAGTTCGGCGATCCGAACCGCTCGGGTGCCGGACTGCCGAACGCGGCGCGTGCCCTGGGCCTGGAAGCAGGCGTAACATCCTCGCCCGCGGCCGATCCCTCGCTCGACGTTCTCCGTCGCCTGCTGGGACTGGCGCGAGGCGAGCCGCAAAGTCCAGTTGCGGCCCCGGCGATTGCGCCGCAACTGCCCGATGCGAAGCTGAACGGTGCAGGTAACGGTGCAGGTCCGGTCGCGAGGGGGCCGGCAAAAACGACGGGCGAGCCGCCGGCCACCGTGGACCCTAGTCCGGCCCAGATTCGCGACATCATGCACAAGGTCGGATTGCTTTAG
- a CDS encoding AfsR/SARP family transcriptional regulator has product MSLLRINLFGGLEIRQVSGESVVIPSRKAAALLGYVALTSPRGISRSKLAALLWEGRFGDNARANLRQALLTLRRVLPQCADVISAERDDIRIYPNAVNTDVQEFERLLQSGDLDTMARAAALYRGELLDGISSTSCAFEAWLSAERQRLRMQAMRAIADLLDVGGRNHVEIAMTFSLRVLAADPLQEDVHRTLMRCYAQQGRRADALRQYDLCRTVLRRQVGATPESETESLQREIRRMLRA; this is encoded by the coding sequence ATGAGTTTGCTGCGTATCAATCTCTTTGGCGGTCTTGAAATAAGACAGGTCTCCGGCGAGTCGGTCGTGATCCCGAGCCGCAAGGCCGCGGCACTCCTGGGCTATGTCGCCCTCACCTCTCCGCGTGGCATTTCACGCAGCAAGCTTGCTGCACTCCTATGGGAAGGACGCTTCGGCGATAACGCGCGCGCGAACCTTCGGCAGGCTCTGCTGACGCTGCGTCGGGTGCTGCCGCAATGCGCTGATGTCATTTCGGCGGAACGCGACGACATTCGGATCTATCCGAACGCCGTCAACACCGACGTGCAGGAGTTCGAACGACTGCTGCAGTCGGGCGATCTGGATACGATGGCCCGCGCAGCTGCGCTCTACCGGGGTGAACTGCTCGACGGCATAAGCTCGACCTCGTGTGCGTTCGAAGCATGGCTATCCGCCGAACGCCAACGACTGCGCATGCAAGCGATGCGAGCCATCGCCGACTTGCTGGACGTCGGCGGCCGCAACCACGTGGAGATCGCGATGACCTTCTCGCTGCGCGTCCTTGCTGCCGACCCGCTCCAGGAGGACGTCCACCGCACATTGATGCGCTGCTACGCGCAGCAGGGTCGCCGTGCCGATGCCCTGCGACAATATGACCTGTGCCGCACCGTGCTGCGAAGGCAGGTCGGCGCGACGCCAGAAAGCGAAACCGAAAGCCTGCAGCGCGAAATCAGGCGCATGCTTCGCGCCTGA
- a CDS encoding secondary thiamine-phosphate synthase enzyme YjbQ: protein MKSFRKELWFQTPGRRAFINITGDVEVALKESGVREGLVLVNAMHITASVFINDDEGGLHADYEQWLEKLAPHEPVAGYRHNRTGEDNADAHMKRQIMGREVVVAITNGKLDFGPWEQIFYGEFDGGRRKRVLIKIIGE, encoded by the coding sequence ATGAAATCGTTTCGCAAGGAACTTTGGTTCCAGACGCCGGGCCGGCGCGCCTTCATCAACATCACTGGTGATGTCGAGGTGGCGCTGAAGGAAAGCGGCGTGCGCGAGGGCCTCGTGCTCGTCAACGCCATGCACATCACCGCGTCGGTCTTCATCAATGACGACGAGGGCGGGCTGCACGCCGACTACGAGCAATGGCTGGAGAAGCTGGCACCGCACGAGCCGGTCGCGGGCTATCGGCACAACCGGACCGGCGAGGACAATGCCGACGCCCACATGAAGCGCCAGATCATGGGCCGCGAGGTCGTGGTCGCGATCACCAATGGCAAGCTCGATTTCGGCCCGTGGGAGCAGATCTTCTACGGCGAGTTCGACGGCGGAAGGCGCAAGCGGGTGTTGATCAAGATCATCGGAGAGTAA